Proteins encoded by one window of Listeria cossartiae subsp. cossartiae:
- a CDS encoding carbohydrate ABC transporter permease has protein sequence MVGMTRKKTLFWLCIFLLPNLLGFLIFIAIPILGSLGISFTDWDLVSTIHFTGFENYKRLFNDPEFWKSFRNTITFIIGYLPSVMILGLACALMLNQKIKLRPFFRAVYFLPVITSWVAVSLVWKWLFNPSYGLINYFLSLVGIAGPNWLTDPQTAMIAVIITSAWKDIGFVMVLFLGGLQNISPSYYEAANMDGASKLRQLFSITIPLLTPTTFFVTIISLINSFQVFDQVMIMTEGGPSGSTMTLVQNIYNHAFRYFEMGYASAMSWVLFIVIFIITIIQNKLQKRWSNY, from the coding sequence ATGGTTGGTATGACTAGAAAGAAAACACTATTTTGGCTATGCATTTTCTTGCTTCCCAATTTACTAGGTTTTCTCATTTTTATTGCAATCCCAATCCTTGGATCGCTCGGTATCAGTTTTACCGACTGGGATTTAGTGAGTACGATTCACTTTACTGGATTTGAAAATTACAAAAGGCTATTTAATGACCCAGAATTTTGGAAGTCATTTAGAAATACAATCACGTTTATCATCGGTTACTTGCCAAGCGTAATGATTCTTGGCCTTGCATGCGCCTTGATGTTGAATCAAAAAATTAAACTAAGACCATTTTTCCGAGCAGTGTACTTCTTACCCGTGATCACTTCATGGGTAGCAGTTTCACTCGTTTGGAAATGGCTCTTCAATCCTTCATATGGTCTCATCAATTACTTCTTATCTTTAGTTGGAATTGCTGGACCGAACTGGTTAACAGATCCACAAACAGCGATGATTGCAGTTATTATTACTAGTGCGTGGAAAGATATTGGTTTCGTTATGGTACTATTCCTTGGTGGATTGCAAAATATTTCACCATCCTACTACGAAGCTGCCAATATGGACGGAGCATCGAAACTTCGTCAGTTATTTTCCATCACTATTCCTTTGCTTACACCGACTACATTCTTTGTGACGATAATTTCGCTTATCAACTCATTCCAGGTGTTTGACCAAGTGATGATTATGACAGAAGGTGGTCCAAGTGGGTCGACGATGACCTTAGTCCAAAATATTTACAACCATGCATTTAGATACTTCGAAATGGGCTATGCTTCCGCGATGAGTTGGGTATTGTTTATTGTTATTTTCATCATTACAATTATTCAAAATAAACTTCAAAAAAGGTGGTCCAATTACTAA
- a CDS encoding glycoside hydrolase family 13 protein: MKEKDWWKKSVVYQIYPKSFNDSNGDGVGDIQGIIEKLDYLKELGVDVIWLSPVYDSPQDDNGYDIRDYQKIYEEYGDMAAFDKLLQGLHDRDMKLVMDLVVNHTSDEHKWFEESRKSKDNQYRDYYFWREENEINNWGSIFSGPAWELDEKTGEYYLHLFSKKQPDLNWENPKLRQDVYNMMKFWLDKGIDGFRMDVINFISKNTDFPDGPVPDGQIYGDAGNDFCNGPRIHEFLQEMNQEVTSKYDVMTVGEMPGASTTDAQIYTDPANKEVDMIFTFEHMNLDSDGDNKWDLKPIYLPDLKENMSEWQVALQENGWNSLYWNNHDQPRIVSRFGNDNRFRVRSAKMLATCLHMMKGTPYIYQGEEIGMTNVHFETLDDYRDIETLNMYKERKEQGHSHESIMQSIYTKGRDNARTPYQWDNSENAGFTTGTPWLKVNPRYTEINNEEALKNPDSIFYYYQNLIKLRKTTEIITTGNYRLLLPNDEAVFAYERYTNNEKLIVLCNFTENEQVITDESILKDIKKASVLVNNVPHIIEGTLRPYEAIVYQVK; the protein is encoded by the coding sequence ATGAAAGAAAAAGACTGGTGGAAAAAAAGCGTAGTTTACCAAATTTATCCCAAAAGTTTCAATGACTCAAATGGCGATGGAGTTGGCGATATTCAAGGTATTATCGAGAAATTAGATTATTTAAAAGAGCTTGGTGTGGACGTTATTTGGCTGTCTCCGGTGTATGATTCGCCGCAAGATGACAATGGTTACGACATTCGCGACTACCAAAAAATTTACGAAGAATATGGCGACATGGCAGCTTTTGACAAATTATTGCAAGGTTTGCACGACCGCGATATGAAACTTGTAATGGATCTAGTTGTTAATCACACATCCGATGAACACAAGTGGTTTGAAGAATCCCGAAAATCCAAAGACAACCAATACCGCGATTACTATTTCTGGCGCGAAGAAAACGAAATTAACAACTGGGGCTCCATTTTCAGCGGTCCAGCATGGGAATTAGACGAGAAAACTGGCGAGTACTATTTACACCTTTTCTCCAAAAAACAACCCGATTTAAACTGGGAAAATCCAAAATTACGCCAAGATGTATATAATATGATGAAATTCTGGCTAGATAAAGGTATCGATGGCTTCCGTATGGACGTAATCAACTTTATCTCCAAAAACACCGATTTCCCAGACGGCCCAGTGCCAGACGGTCAAATTTACGGTGATGCGGGCAATGATTTCTGCAACGGACCGCGGATTCACGAGTTCTTGCAAGAAATGAACCAAGAAGTCACTTCCAAATATGATGTGATGACCGTTGGCGAAATGCCTGGCGCGAGCACAACAGACGCACAAATTTATACAGATCCAGCAAACAAAGAAGTCGATATGATTTTCACATTTGAGCATATGAATTTAGATTCCGACGGCGACAACAAATGGGATTTAAAACCAATTTACTTACCAGATTTGAAAGAAAATATGTCCGAATGGCAAGTCGCGCTGCAAGAAAATGGCTGGAACAGTTTATATTGGAATAATCATGACCAACCGCGCATCGTTTCTCGTTTCGGGAATGACAACCGTTTCCGCGTACGTTCTGCGAAAATGCTTGCAACCTGCCTGCATATGATGAAAGGGACGCCGTATATTTATCAAGGCGAAGAAATCGGCATGACAAATGTTCATTTTGAAACGCTGGATGACTATCGCGATATCGAAACGCTTAACATGTACAAAGAACGCAAAGAGCAAGGTCATAGCCACGAAAGCATCATGCAGTCGATTTATACAAAAGGTCGTGACAATGCGAGAACGCCGTACCAATGGGATAATAGCGAGAATGCTGGTTTCACAACCGGAACACCTTGGCTTAAAGTCAATCCGCGTTATACAGAAATCAACAACGAAGAGGCGCTGAAAAACCCAGATTCGATTTTCTACTACTATCAAAACCTAATTAAATTGCGTAAAACAACTGAAATTATCACAACGGGCAACTATCGCCTATTGTTGCCGAATGACGAAGCAGTTTTCGCATATGAACGCTACACAAATAATGAAAAATTAATCGTTCTATGTAATTTCACTGAGAATGAACAAGTAATTACAGACGAGTCCATTTTAAAAGACATCAAAAAAGCTTCCGTACTTGTAAACAATGTTCCCCATATTATAGAAGGAACTTTACGACCTTACGAAGCAATTGTCTATCAAGTGAAGTAA
- a CDS encoding ABC transporter substrate-binding protein: MKKGLLLLMVIVLSVFGLSACGGSSSSDKTEITYYQFSAPADGKALDKMVKEFEKQNPDIKVNVQTIAFNDYFTKLQTQIAGGDAPDAFELNYETFMQYAEKGVLADLTSYIEKDKDFDPSTLNKQAYDAFKYDGKQYGMVESFSNVVTIYNKDLFDKAGVDYPTADWTWKDEEAAAKKLTDAKNKVWGTSQPVTMNEFYKVAAQNGGSIFNKDLTATTINSPENVAALTHLTNEVTDSKVAPSPADLSGQLPEDLFMNGQIAMLHTGIWMFDMFQAAPFKWDVQVEAGNTQKATHFFANGIGVSKDSDKKEAAFKFASFMSANEEAAKIRIDNNWELPATENKEILQPYLDATPPDNREAVFESLQYMVLPPVVKDWNKISDYTNSEFEKVLNGQSTPEKALKNSEDNINKTMGFK, translated from the coding sequence ATGAAAAAAGGTTTATTATTGTTAATGGTAATTGTACTGTCTGTATTTGGTCTTTCGGCTTGCGGTGGTAGTAGCAGTAGCGATAAAACGGAAATCACGTATTATCAATTCTCTGCCCCAGCTGATGGAAAAGCACTTGATAAAATGGTAAAAGAATTCGAAAAGCAAAATCCTGATATTAAAGTAAACGTTCAAACAATCGCATTCAATGATTACTTCACAAAATTACAAACACAAATCGCGGGCGGAGATGCCCCTGATGCTTTTGAACTTAACTACGAAACATTCATGCAATATGCAGAAAAAGGTGTACTTGCAGATTTAACAAGTTATATCGAAAAAGACAAAGATTTTGACCCATCGACACTTAATAAACAAGCGTATGATGCTTTCAAATATGATGGCAAACAATACGGAATGGTAGAAAGTTTCTCCAATGTTGTAACAATTTATAATAAAGATCTTTTTGACAAAGCAGGGGTTGACTACCCTACAGCTGACTGGACTTGGAAAGATGAAGAGGCCGCAGCGAAAAAATTAACAGACGCTAAAAATAAAGTGTGGGGTACTTCCCAACCGGTAACAATGAACGAATTTTACAAAGTAGCCGCACAAAATGGTGGCTCAATTTTCAACAAAGATTTAACGGCAACAACAATCAACAGCCCTGAAAACGTAGCAGCATTAACGCACTTAACAAATGAAGTGACTGACTCCAAAGTAGCGCCTTCACCGGCTGACCTATCTGGACAATTACCAGAAGATCTATTCATGAATGGTCAAATCGCAATGCTCCATACAGGTATTTGGATGTTCGATATGTTCCAAGCTGCGCCATTTAAATGGGATGTACAAGTAGAAGCAGGCAATACACAAAAAGCAACCCACTTCTTCGCAAATGGAATTGGTGTTTCAAAAGACTCCGACAAAAAAGAAGCAGCATTCAAATTCGCTTCCTTCATGAGCGCGAACGAAGAAGCAGCTAAAATCAGAATCGATAACAACTGGGAACTTCCAGCGACAGAAAACAAAGAAATTCTACAACCATATTTAGATGCAACTCCTCCAGATAATAGAGAAGCGGTATTTGAATCCTTACAATATATGGTTCTACCTCCAGTTGTAAAGGATTGGAACAAAATCAGTGATTACACAAACTCTGAATTTGAAAAAGTATTAAACGGTCAATCAACACCAGAAAAAGCATTGAAAAACAGTGAAGACAACATCAACAAAACAATGGGATTTAAATAA
- a CDS encoding carbohydrate ABC transporter permease: MKTEKSGSPKWQLIKNILTYTIISLGGIIMIMPFVWMLSTAFKTGAANMVLPPQFIPKEPTTANFTQVFEMFPMFRFLINSVVVAIVTTLGQMLFCSMAAYAFARIPFWGRDKLFLLYLATMMVPAQVTMIPQFILMKQFGWLDSYAGLIVPALFSVFGTFLLRQAFMGIPKELEEAAFMDGANHFTIFRKVILPLAKPTFATLGILTFMQSWNSYLWPLIVTSSQEMATLPLGLSLLQGRYGTNYGLMMAGVLISVIPILAVYLFAQKYFIQGMAMSGMKE, translated from the coding sequence ATGAAAACAGAAAAAAGTGGTTCACCAAAATGGCAACTAATTAAAAATATTTTAACCTATACGATTATCTCACTGGGTGGAATTATCATGATTATGCCGTTTGTTTGGATGTTATCAACCGCATTCAAAACGGGCGCAGCGAACATGGTTTTGCCGCCACAGTTTATACCTAAAGAACCGACAACGGCAAACTTCACTCAAGTATTTGAAATGTTCCCAATGTTCCGATTTCTAATCAACTCAGTCGTTGTTGCAATCGTAACGACACTCGGTCAAATGCTGTTTTGTTCAATGGCGGCATATGCGTTTGCAAGAATCCCTTTCTGGGGTCGCGATAAATTGTTTTTACTTTACTTGGCAACAATGATGGTGCCAGCTCAGGTTACAATGATCCCACAATTTATCCTGATGAAACAATTTGGCTGGTTAGATTCTTATGCAGGGCTGATTGTACCCGCGCTATTCAGCGTTTTCGGCACATTCTTATTACGCCAAGCATTTATGGGAATTCCAAAAGAACTAGAAGAAGCTGCGTTTATGGACGGAGCAAACCATTTCACTATTTTCCGAAAAGTTATTTTACCGCTTGCGAAACCTACTTTTGCGACACTTGGGATTTTAACTTTTATGCAATCTTGGAACAGTTATTTATGGCCATTAATCGTGACAAGTTCACAAGAAATGGCAACATTACCACTAGGTTTATCGCTTTTACAAGGTAGATATGGAACGAATTACGGTTTGATGATGGCGGGAGTACTCATTAGTGTTATCCCGATTCTAGCAGTGTACCTTTTTGCTCAAAAATATTTCATCCAAGGAATGGCAATGAGCGGAATGAAAGAATAA
- a CDS encoding glycoside hydrolase family 31 protein, which translates to MDASTSFAILPSNVKQKTAFPRKINQVKTASWANNCLTGTLDIGQFSCYFVNEKIARVTVNPFGEVDLTPSIAAIHDTEKQAAEFTETNDHYELHFADKKIIVYKNPFQISMKQAGKIIFQTEGLAINRNKEHQISIQSEPGTAIFGLGEKTGALNKAGSIISMWNTDVYSPHNKDTVELYQSIPFMIADTTETTYGLFYDNSHRTEFDFQSFEEMYTVLAEGGQANLYVIFGEDVKEVVANYTDLTGKTPLPPKWSLGYHQSRYSYTSEEEVERIANTFKEKGIPLDCVFMDIHYMDDFRVFTFNPDTFPNGPELIARLREQNIDVVPIVDPGIKKDVDYSVYQEGIKNNYFCTKLEGSIYYGDVWPGVSAFPDFLSTTVQHWWGSLHKFYTDLGIRGIWNDMNEPSVFNESKTMDLDVVHNLDGKNVTHKEAHNLYGLYMSKATFEGLKRLVPNERPFSLTRAGYAGVQRYSAVWTGDNRSHWEHLEMSLPMIMNLGLSGVAFTGADVGGFSSDCTKEMLIRWTQVGAFLPYFRNHCVQDSIYQEPWAFGADAEKIVKQYIELRYAFLPYIYTEFQKTAESGLPLVRPLYMEFKDERDLIQVNDQFMLGENILVAPIVREGQVKRLVRLPKGTWFNYWTKEQLAGGDYIIADAPIDTMPIYIKAGTILPVGSSVQNTKETQDLALEVYLDGDVATGYVYNDDGKSYQYESGAVSKTTLTATFKNGEAQIKANHQGEENLQLKVATIQVFGKKTDKITRAGI; encoded by the coding sequence ATGGATGCTTCCACAAGCTTTGCGATTTTACCATCCAATGTAAAACAAAAAACAGCTTTCCCGAGAAAAATAAATCAAGTGAAAACGGCTAGTTGGGCGAATAATTGCCTGACTGGCACGCTTGATATCGGTCAGTTCAGCTGCTATTTTGTAAATGAAAAAATTGCCCGCGTGACGGTGAATCCTTTTGGAGAAGTGGATTTAACGCCTTCGATTGCAGCGATTCATGATACCGAAAAACAAGCTGCCGAATTTACGGAAACAAATGACCACTATGAGCTTCACTTTGCGGATAAAAAGATTATTGTTTATAAAAATCCGTTCCAAATTAGTATGAAGCAAGCGGGGAAAATCATTTTCCAAACAGAAGGCTTGGCAATTAATCGCAACAAAGAGCACCAAATCTCGATTCAAAGCGAACCTGGCACAGCGATTTTTGGCTTAGGCGAAAAAACGGGTGCTCTAAACAAAGCGGGCTCGATTATTAGTATGTGGAACACGGATGTATACAGTCCACATAATAAAGATACAGTCGAATTATATCAGTCAATTCCGTTCATGATTGCGGATACTACCGAAACGACATATGGCTTGTTTTATGATAATTCGCATCGTACCGAATTTGATTTTCAAAGTTTTGAAGAAATGTATACCGTTTTGGCAGAGGGTGGGCAAGCAAATCTTTATGTTATTTTTGGTGAAGATGTGAAAGAAGTGGTCGCGAATTATACCGATTTAACTGGAAAAACGCCGCTTCCGCCAAAATGGTCACTGGGTTACCATCAATCGCGCTATAGCTATACCTCAGAAGAAGAAGTGGAGCGAATTGCGAATACGTTTAAAGAAAAGGGAATTCCGCTCGACTGCGTATTTATGGATATTCATTATATGGATGATTTCCGCGTGTTCACTTTTAATCCAGATACGTTTCCGAATGGTCCAGAGTTGATTGCGCGCCTTCGTGAACAAAATATTGATGTTGTGCCGATTGTCGATCCGGGAATTAAAAAAGATGTCGATTATTCCGTTTACCAAGAGGGCATCAAAAACAATTATTTCTGCACTAAACTAGAAGGGTCGATTTATTATGGTGATGTTTGGCCGGGTGTCAGTGCTTTTCCTGATTTCCTAAGTACGACCGTTCAGCATTGGTGGGGCAGTTTGCACAAGTTTTACACAGATTTAGGTATACGAGGGATTTGGAATGATATGAATGAGCCGTCTGTATTTAATGAAAGTAAAACGATGGATTTAGATGTTGTGCATAATCTAGACGGGAAAAATGTGACCCATAAAGAAGCACATAATTTATACGGATTATATATGAGTAAAGCTACTTTCGAAGGTTTAAAACGACTTGTGCCAAATGAACGTCCATTTTCGCTTACTCGTGCTGGTTATGCGGGTGTTCAGCGTTATTCGGCGGTTTGGACAGGAGATAATCGTAGTCACTGGGAGCATTTGGAAATGTCACTGCCGATGATTATGAATTTGGGATTATCTGGCGTTGCGTTCACTGGCGCAGATGTTGGCGGATTTTCTTCGGATTGTACGAAAGAAATGCTGATTCGCTGGACGCAAGTGGGAGCCTTTTTACCGTATTTCAGAAATCATTGTGTGCAAGACAGCATTTACCAAGAACCGTGGGCATTCGGTGCAGATGCGGAGAAAATCGTGAAGCAATATATCGAATTGCGCTACGCCTTTTTACCGTATATTTATACAGAATTCCAAAAAACGGCAGAGAGTGGTTTGCCGCTAGTTCGACCGCTTTACATGGAGTTTAAAGATGAACGCGATTTAATTCAAGTGAATGATCAGTTTATGCTCGGCGAAAACATTCTCGTTGCGCCAATCGTTCGCGAAGGCCAAGTGAAACGTTTAGTTCGTTTGCCAAAAGGAACGTGGTTTAACTATTGGACGAAAGAGCAATTAGCGGGCGGCGACTATATTATCGCAGACGCGCCGATTGATACCATGCCAATTTACATTAAAGCGGGAACAATTCTGCCAGTTGGTAGTAGCGTTCAAAATACAAAAGAGACGCAAGATTTGGCGTTAGAAGTATACTTAGATGGCGACGTAGCAACCGGTTACGTGTATAATGATGATGGAAAAAGCTACCAATACGAAAGCGGTGCAGTGTCCAAAACAACACTTACAGCGACTTTCAAAAATGGTGAAGCACAAATAAAAGCAAACCATCAAGGTGAAGAAAACTTACAACTAAAAGTAGCGACTATACAAGTTTTTGGTAAGAAAACAGACAAAATTACAAGGGCGGGAATTTAA
- a CDS encoding glycoside hydrolase family 31 protein has translation MSKFTKLMQGYLHLIEGKNEKIKPILAETKPDLQADSVLETASWLWLSSKINHYDRAEVEPVIAFLVKNWNRPEKSVWGAAENDIYLATISSVYSALLDVKNTFPKPELQQTITTIRDYCFDNLLKGDSVLTGFNTRKVSTDQLLAVLPFGLFSPEDLVMVAAVGKMEQQLVQDDGVLPYSGAPKVSSFATALLSLYFLEKSDQDKALYYLNMAMKMEDSDELGEVFIAINQAFRAMESEVTAHILHDPFGHENRYEQQLTERTPHYPETEMHFSAACEVISDVEAMQVELVLKEKDWTILCEKKEKNDVQIWEALVPPLEEVGEYTYYFRATLKDQTTLTSENYVVEPIWKHWSEEAAICETEQGLMVLFKENPASVMPVEFTVKSDELVVGLKPSFNASDVKTKAFGQLKKDDLEVVISNNPVRLEVHFKNKLILESHKIYPALQWYTDKTGTINKVKLHLDAPKEEEYYGFGERYNALGQRGNVLDCFVYNQYRDQGTRTYIPMPFYHTNRDYSVFVDTARYTSFDLGSQLADKHTITVEINGCDTDICLLMGDIRSAVASYMKKTGKPAMVPVWALGPWMSSNNWDRESVVRNEVETTQELQIPSTVVVLEQWSDEATYYMFNDAEYDEKAPSEAYSYDEIRFPSWGRWPDPKGMVDYIHDNKMKLILWQIPIQKYLNRQQHPLKDREEAYMIEKGYVVKNPDGSPYRIPENWFTESLIMDFSNEEGKKWWFDKRQYLIDIGVDGFKTDGGEFVFGEGLQFADGRRGDEMRNLYPNDYVEAYYQFAQQNDGMTFSRAGYTGAQNFPAHWAGDERSTFDAFRRSLIAGLSAGFSGIPFWSFDFAGFNGDIPTAELFIRSAEMATFCPIMQYHAESKAEFNQDRTPWNIASRTGDDSVIPIYRHFANVRMNILPYIYNESLKSVETGMPMMRALLLDYKEDPRVSDMYDQYLFGEAMLIAPVIEDGVRSREVYLPEGTWYDFWNGTKVSGPTLRKCKADKEEIPVFIRGGKVVLCNVDATLKLGSWVGNTVEEYDTPLLKVYLDGDFTEEITDHLSENWLVKVTENADEVVVSVQTNTPAYEVEVIGTNKKVQIKKGR, from the coding sequence ATGTCTAAATTCACAAAATTAATGCAAGGTTATTTGCATTTAATAGAGGGAAAAAACGAAAAGATCAAACCGATTTTGGCGGAAACAAAGCCCGATTTGCAGGCAGATTCTGTCCTTGAAACCGCTTCATGGCTATGGCTCAGCAGTAAAATCAATCATTATGATAGAGCGGAAGTAGAGCCAGTTATTGCTTTCTTAGTTAAAAATTGGAACCGTCCGGAAAAATCTGTTTGGGGTGCCGCGGAGAACGATATTTATTTAGCGACAATTTCAAGTGTGTATTCGGCTTTGCTAGATGTGAAAAACACGTTCCCAAAACCAGAATTACAACAAACAATTACAACGATTCGCGACTATTGCTTTGATAATTTACTTAAAGGAGATAGCGTTCTTACTGGCTTTAACACCCGAAAAGTATCGACTGACCAACTATTAGCCGTACTTCCGTTTGGACTTTTTTCGCCCGAAGATCTTGTTATGGTGGCAGCTGTTGGCAAAATGGAACAACAATTAGTGCAAGATGATGGCGTATTGCCTTATTCTGGCGCACCAAAAGTTAGCTCATTTGCGACGGCGTTACTGTCACTTTACTTCTTAGAAAAAAGTGACCAAGATAAAGCGCTATATTATTTGAATATGGCAATGAAAATGGAAGATAGCGACGAACTTGGCGAAGTTTTCATCGCAATTAACCAAGCTTTCCGGGCAATGGAAAGTGAAGTGACTGCGCATATTTTGCATGATCCATTTGGTCATGAAAATCGTTATGAGCAGCAACTAACTGAACGTACGCCGCATTATCCGGAAACGGAAATGCACTTTTCGGCTGCCTGCGAGGTTATTTCTGACGTCGAGGCAATGCAAGTGGAACTAGTTTTAAAAGAGAAAGACTGGACGATTTTATGTGAGAAAAAGGAAAAAAATGATGTGCAAATTTGGGAAGCGCTCGTGCCGCCGCTGGAAGAAGTTGGCGAGTATACGTACTATTTCCGAGCAACATTGAAAGATCAAACTACATTGACATCAGAGAATTATGTTGTCGAACCAATCTGGAAACATTGGTCAGAAGAAGCAGCAATCTGCGAGACGGAGCAAGGCTTGATGGTTTTATTCAAAGAAAATCCAGCGAGCGTCATGCCGGTCGAATTCACCGTGAAATCCGATGAACTTGTAGTCGGGCTGAAACCGTCTTTTAACGCAAGCGATGTAAAAACAAAAGCATTTGGTCAGCTGAAAAAAGACGATTTAGAGGTTGTTATTTCCAACAACCCGGTACGCCTGGAAGTGCATTTTAAAAACAAACTAATTTTAGAATCTCATAAAATTTATCCGGCGCTACAATGGTATACCGATAAAACGGGCACAATCAATAAAGTGAAACTGCATTTGGATGCGCCGAAAGAAGAAGAGTATTATGGCTTTGGCGAACGATATAATGCGTTAGGTCAGCGCGGGAATGTGCTTGATTGCTTTGTTTATAATCAGTACCGCGACCAAGGAACGAGAACGTATATCCCGATGCCGTTTTACCATACGAACCGTGATTACAGTGTGTTTGTTGATACTGCGCGCTATACAAGTTTCGATTTGGGAAGCCAACTTGCGGATAAACATACCATTACAGTCGAAATAAATGGCTGCGATACAGATATCTGTCTTTTAATGGGAGATATTCGTAGTGCGGTTGCTAGCTATATGAAAAAAACTGGGAAACCGGCGATGGTACCAGTTTGGGCGCTTGGACCGTGGATGTCTAGTAACAACTGGGACCGTGAATCTGTCGTTCGAAATGAAGTAGAAACGACGCAAGAACTGCAAATCCCGTCGACCGTTGTCGTGCTTGAACAATGGAGCGATGAAGCGACCTATTACATGTTCAATGACGCCGAATATGACGAAAAAGCACCATCCGAAGCGTATTCCTACGATGAAATTAGGTTCCCTTCATGGGGCAGATGGCCAGATCCAAAAGGAATGGTTGACTACATCCATGACAATAAAATGAAATTAATTCTTTGGCAAATTCCAATTCAAAAATACTTAAATCGCCAACAACATCCACTAAAAGACCGTGAAGAAGCCTATATGATTGAAAAAGGCTACGTAGTGAAAAATCCAGATGGCTCGCCGTACCGCATTCCAGAAAACTGGTTTACAGAAAGCTTGATTATGGATTTCTCCAACGAAGAAGGCAAAAAATGGTGGTTTGATAAACGACAATACTTAATTGACATTGGCGTCGATGGCTTTAAAACAGATGGCGGCGAATTCGTCTTTGGCGAAGGTTTGCAGTTTGCTGATGGTAGACGTGGTGATGAAATGCGTAATCTTTATCCGAATGATTACGTGGAAGCTTACTACCAATTTGCGCAACAAAATGATGGGATGACGTTTAGTCGTGCTGGCTATACTGGCGCGCAAAACTTCCCGGCACACTGGGCTGGTGACGAACGTTCCACTTTTGATGCGTTTAGAAGATCGCTTATTGCGGGACTTTCAGCTGGATTTTCCGGAATTCCATTTTGGAGCTTTGATTTTGCGGGCTTTAATGGTGATATCCCAACTGCCGAGCTATTTATTCGTTCTGCTGAAATGGCTACTTTCTGCCCGATTATGCAGTATCATGCCGAAAGTAAAGCGGAATTCAATCAAGATCGGACGCCGTGGAACATTGCTTCGCGGACTGGTGACGATTCAGTTATCCCGATTTACCGCCATTTCGCGAATGTAAGAATGAATATTTTACCTTATATTTATAATGAATCGCTAAAATCTGTTGAAACTGGCATGCCGATGATGCGTGCGCTTCTGCTTGATTATAAAGAAGATCCGCGTGTTTCGGATATGTATGATCAATATTTATTCGGGGAAGCAATGCTTATCGCGCCAGTAATCGAAGACGGCGTGCGCTCCAGAGAAGTTTATTTACCAGAAGGAACTTGGTATGATTTCTGGAACGGAACAAAAGTGAGCGGACCAACTTTACGTAAATGTAAAGCCGATAAAGAAGAAATCCCAGTTTTCATCCGTGGCGGAAAAGTAGTGCTATGTAATGTGGATGCTACGTTGAAACTAGGTTCATGGGTTGGAAACACCGTGGAAGAATACGATACACCGTTACTTAAAGTTTATTTGGACGGAGATTTCACAGAAGAAATTACCGACCATTTATCAGAAAACTGGCTTGTCAAAGTGACGGAAAATGCGGACGAAGTGGTTGTTTCTGTCCAAACGAATACGCCGGCATATGAAGTTGAAGTAATCGGCACGAACAAAAAAGTACAAATAAAGAAAGGAAGATAA